One window from the genome of Anaerococcus sp. Marseille-Q7828 encodes:
- a CDS encoding HAMP domain-containing sensor histidine kinase: protein MTTLKSKIIRNFIAGILACVLVFSILVTLFVTFNYRELLSDIPDYRPNEVSFWFKNYIKDPNITIDEMWDNLDDLAKDLEVDIKYEDSNGNTSYEVNGRDKNNTYPLLHKNINLVNLDRKQRSGTLTVTYNANPEPIHQLQKNFSSAIVYSLLISLVIGIIISLILSDNISEPIMTISDDAVKIKNGDYNIINQNTDIVELENLQDNITYLSKNLKNQEEIRKQYAQDISHELRTPLTNLQLYIEAIRDGVVEADETTMDILLEDVTRLEGLVIGLKKTFDENVKYFEVKDEEFDLSLLINRIIYTFMPNANNNRININSHIEDQIVITSDKDKFTQVIQNLISNAIKAIGQDGNIDVFLSGDPSLFEIKVIDDGVGIAEDKIDRIFERFYRIEDARNTNENGHGLGLSITKNFVEALGGKIEVNSVLNQGTTFILTFKN from the coding sequence ATGACTACATTAAAGAGTAAAATCATCAGAAACTTTATAGCAGGTATCCTAGCCTGCGTCCTTGTGTTTTCCATATTAGTGACCTTATTTGTCACTTTTAACTACAGAGAATTATTAAGTGATATACCTGACTATAGACCCAACGAAGTTAGTTTTTGGTTTAAAAACTATATCAAAGATCCAAATATTACTATAGACGAGATGTGGGACAATCTCGATGACCTTGCCAAAGATTTGGAAGTTGATATTAAGTATGAGGATAGCAACGGGAATACTTCCTATGAAGTTAATGGAAGAGATAAAAATAACACCTATCCCCTCTTGCACAAAAATATAAACTTAGTCAATTTGGATAGAAAGCAAAGATCGGGAACTCTTACAGTAACCTACAATGCTAACCCCGAGCCCATACACCAACTTCAAAAGAACTTCTCTTCGGCTATTGTATACTCCCTACTAATATCGCTTGTCATAGGTATAATAATAAGCCTTATCCTATCGGATAATATATCTGAACCAATAATGACAATAAGCGATGATGCAGTAAAGATTAAAAATGGCGATTATAATATAATTAATCAAAATACAGATATAGTAGAACTAGAAAACTTGCAAGATAATATAACTTACCTATCAAAAAACTTAAAGAACCAAGAAGAAATCAGAAAACAATATGCCCAGGACATTTCCCACGAGCTTAGAACCCCTCTTACCAACTTGCAGCTTTATATAGAAGCAATCAGAGATGGAGTTGTCGAGGCTGATGAAACAACCATGGACATATTACTTGAAGATGTAACAAGGCTTGAAGGTCTAGTTATAGGGCTTAAAAAGACTTTTGATGAAAATGTAAAGTATTTTGAGGTTAAAGATGAAGAGTTTGACTTATCCCTACTTATTAACCGCATCATTTATACATTTATGCCAAATGCAAATAATAACCGAATCAATATTAATTCTCATATTGAAGATCAAATCGTAATTACATCTGATAAGGATAAGTTTACCCAAGTTATACAAAACCTTATATCAAATGCCATAAAGGCTATCGGCCAAGATGGTAATATTGATGTTTTCCTATCTGGCGACCCTAGTTTATTTGAAATCAAGGTAATTGATGATGGTGTAGGTATTGCAGAAGATAAGATTGATAGGATTTTTGAGAGGTTTTATCGTATAGAAGATGCTAGAAACACAAATGAAAATGGCCACGGCTTAGGTCTATCTATAACTAAAAATTTTGTGGAAGCTTTAGGAGGAAAAATCGAAGTTAACTCTGTTCTAAACCAAGGAACGACCTTTATTTTAACTTTTAAAAATTAA
- the thyX gene encoding FAD-dependent thymidylate synthase produces the protein MRVELINYTKNAEETIAQAGKLCYSKVGVDEIKEKLDDKAIEKYITMLMDMGHMSPIEHVSFTFAVEGVSRTLTHQLVRHRLASYSQQSQRYVKLENFEYIIPPAIKEDSKALEIYEKAMENSKEAYLKISESLFDKYYEENISDGLNEKEAKSKAEKKSIEDARYVFPNACETKIVFTMNARNLLHFFSLRCCNRAQWEIREMALEMVKICKEIYPTLFKNAGPSCVNGPCPEGKMTCGKIKEVREIYNNL, from the coding sequence ATGAGAGTTGAATTGATAAATTACACCAAAAATGCAGAAGAAACCATAGCCCAAGCTGGAAAACTTTGCTATTCCAAAGTTGGAGTAGATGAAATAAAAGAAAAATTAGATGATAAAGCTATAGAAAAATACATAACAATGCTAATGGATATGGGACACATGTCACCAATTGAGCACGTTAGCTTTACATTTGCTGTTGAAGGAGTTTCAAGAACACTTACCCACCAATTAGTTAGGCATAGGCTTGCATCATACTCCCAACAATCACAGAGATATGTAAAGCTAGAAAATTTTGAATACATAATTCCACCCGCTATAAAAGAGGACAGTAAGGCCCTAGAAATATATGAAAAGGCCATGGAAAATTCCAAAGAAGCTTACCTAAAGATATCAGAATCACTATTTGATAAATATTATGAGGAGAATATATCAGATGGGCTTAATGAAAAGGAAGCTAAGTCAAAGGCAGAGAAAAAATCAATAGAAGATGCTAGATATGTATTTCCAAATGCTTGTGAAACAAAAATAGTTTTTACTATGAATGCTAGAAACTTGCTTCATTTCTTTTCTCTGAGATGTTGCAACAGGGCTCAATGGGAGATAAGAGAGATGGCCTTAGAGATGGTAAAAATATGTAAAGAAATATATCCTACTTTATTTAAAAATGCTGGTCCATCCTGCGTAAATGGTCCTTGTCCAGAAGGTAAAATGACTTGTGGTAAGATAAAAGAGGTTAGAGAAATCTACAATAATCTATAA
- a CDS encoding S41 family peptidase: protein MSRDTKRKSRQKKDLDKKKSPKNTENMSPARRKRVEKKRKQRRRKFLIRRIVILAILLTILFFATKAIVNSIYSYKKMGYPAFRDEVLDSIGSEVFVSPSENRSLSTAEKITDFDDLYDVISKNYAVDKLNTKDFLEFSNQYQNFRKKIAASKTDQDYYSILKQYLDVLDDTRTFVIDKQTYDSLFDYYRNKGKSPQKTVLENPQAVDRYKRLLENANIDKPSMQITKAENNVATITLKDFRANEVDGDIKKITDFFRDNGPIGTIILDLSDNNSIDDTYWIELSKILMANDHHEDNMVFYRSKLFQDSLANFKEDENSPYKTAYVKNDSSKYPDEIDLIDPNQYLYYDQLSLDIKRNIEYAVRKIYVLTNENTANEAIKFARVLQTNGAYIVKNALESARTHKDVIYNAPSNLYILEHSGLIVSINSSFSKNEENLYLEYDQKINSKEPINSMLNILR from the coding sequence ATGTCAAGAGATACAAAAAGAAAATCAAGGCAAAAAAAAGACCTTGATAAGAAAAAATCCCCAAAAAATACAGAAAATATGAGTCCAGCAAGGAGAAAAAGAGTCGAAAAAAAGAGGAAACAAAGGCGTAGAAAATTCCTCATTCGTAGAATTGTCATATTGGCAATACTTCTTACAATCCTATTTTTTGCAACAAAGGCAATTGTAAATAGTATTTATTCCTATAAGAAAATGGGATATCCAGCATTCCGTGACGAAGTTTTGGATAGTATAGGAAGCGAGGTTTTTGTAAGCCCATCTGAAAACAGGTCCCTATCAACTGCAGAAAAGATTACAGATTTTGACGACTTATATGATGTGATTTCAAAAAATTATGCCGTTGATAAACTAAATACCAAAGATTTTCTAGAATTTTCTAACCAATACCAGAATTTCAGAAAAAAAATAGCTGCTTCTAAGACTGACCAAGACTATTACTCTATACTAAAACAGTACTTGGATGTCTTGGATGACACTAGGACCTTTGTAATTGATAAACAAACTTATGATAGTTTATTTGATTATTACAGGAACAAAGGCAAGTCTCCACAAAAAACAGTCTTAGAAAATCCACAAGCTGTAGATAGGTACAAGAGACTCTTGGAAAACGCAAATATTGATAAGCCTTCTATGCAAATAACCAAAGCTGAGAATAATGTTGCTACCATTACCTTAAAAGACTTTAGAGCAAATGAAGTTGATGGAGATATTAAAAAAATAACTGACTTCTTTAGAGATAATGGACCTATTGGAACTATTATCTTGGATTTGTCAGACAACAATTCTATTGATGATACCTACTGGATAGAATTATCAAAGATCCTTATGGCAAATGACCACCATGAGGATAATATGGTATTTTATAGGTCTAAACTTTTCCAGGATAGTCTTGCAAATTTCAAGGAAGATGAAAATAGCCCCTACAAAACAGCCTATGTAAAAAACGATTCATCAAAATATCCAGATGAAATTGACCTTATAGATCCTAACCAATACCTATATTATGATCAGCTAAGCCTTGATATTAAAAGAAATATAGAATATGCGGTGAGGAAAATATATGTTTTGACCAATGAAAATACTGCTAATGAAGCTATCAAATTTGCTAGAGTATTGCAAACAAATGGTGCTTATATTGTAAAAAACGCCCTAGAATCTGCTAGAACTCATAAGGATGTCATCTACAATGCCCCTAGCAATTTATATATATTGGAACACTCAGGTCTTATTGTTTCAATAAACTCATCCTTTAGCAAGAACGAAGAAAATTTATATTTAGAATATGATCAAAAAATCAATTCCAAAGAGCCAATTAATTCAATGCTCAATATACTAAGATAA
- a CDS encoding macro domain-containing protein yields MSFKIVNEDIASMNVDAIVNAANTGLKMGCGVCGAIFRAAGADKLTKACDDLAPINTGGAVITDGFNLKAKYIIHTAGPVYNPNNDEESVRLLENSYKNSLILAKKNYVSSLAFPLISAGIYGFPKIKAFEIAKETIENFLKENDMDVYLTIVDKEVIDRMNNGTYR; encoded by the coding sequence ATGAGTTTTAAGATAGTTAATGAAGATATAGCAAGTATGAATGTAGATGCTATAGTAAATGCGGCAAATACTGGACTTAAAATGGGTTGTGGAGTTTGTGGAGCCATCTTTAGAGCTGCAGGAGCTGATAAGCTTACTAAGGCATGCGATGACCTAGCACCAATAAATACAGGAGGTGCTGTCATAACAGATGGATTTAATCTAAAGGCGAAATATATAATCCACACGGCTGGTCCAGTGTATAATCCAAATAATGACGAGGAATCTGTAAGGCTATTGGAAAATTCTTACAAAAATTCCTTAATTCTTGCTAAGAAAAATTATGTTTCATCGCTTGCTTTTCCTTTGATATCTGCTGGGATTTATGGATTTCCCAAAATCAAAGCTTTTGAAATAGCAAAAGAGACAATTGAAAATTTTCTAAAAGAAAATGATATGGACGTTTACCTTACTATAGTTGATAAGGAAGTAATAGATAGGATGAATAATGGAACTTACAGATAA
- a CDS encoding transglutaminase domain-containing protein yields the protein MKKIIYILICLILSSCTNKSKEGGVPPIDTLSEDRMIDESKVSLDDKKPKSPILKEPPFKAKSLDYEIIKPGFLLEDRFRDLRTQDKYAVMMVEYYDDVNQTFHVSRILTEALKDPNVKIENDFDDKMDFATDLFLLSPFYSKGKIEPYIYYNYWFDERTFSLKPRYVIEENTKTYLNPDEEKAVESQIKVLVDYANENYDNDYDKAYYFALWLAENNDYQYHGDKDNIIENNMYGALVKGLSQCSGFAQSFTRLCQEVGIPCYSVTGNTEDPNRPDDYSGEHQWNVIMLDDTWSYVDVTGMVANGSDYYYYYFDRSKYEFVDYYVSKFYKDIEEYIR from the coding sequence ATGAAAAAAATTATTTATATTTTAATATGTTTAATACTATCTTCATGCACCAACAAATCTAAGGAGGGTGGTGTTCCACCTATTGATACATTGAGCGAAGATAGGATGATTGATGAAAGCAAGGTATCTTTGGATGATAAAAAGCCCAAAAGTCCTATTCTTAAAGAACCACCATTTAAGGCAAAGTCATTAGATTATGAAATAATAAAGCCGGGTTTTTTGCTTGAAGATAGGTTTAGAGACCTAAGAACTCAGGACAAGTACGCTGTGATGATGGTTGAATATTATGATGATGTAAATCAGACTTTTCATGTAAGTAGAATCCTAACAGAAGCTTTAAAGGATCCAAATGTAAAGATCGAAAATGATTTTGATGACAAGATGGACTTTGCTACAGACCTATTTTTGCTAAGCCCATTTTATTCAAAGGGTAAAATTGAACCCTATATTTACTATAATTACTGGTTTGATGAAAGGACTTTCTCTTTAAAACCTAGATATGTCATTGAGGAGAACACCAAAACCTATCTAAATCCAGATGAAGAAAAGGCAGTAGAAAGTCAAATCAAGGTTCTAGTCGACTATGCAAACGAAAATTACGACAATGACTATGATAAGGCATATTATTTTGCGCTCTGGTTAGCCGAAAATAACGACTACCAATACCACGGAGATAAGGATAATATCATAGAAAACAATATGTACGGAGCCTTGGTAAAGGGATTAAGCCAATGTTCTGGTTTTGCCCAAAGCTTTACAAGACTCTGCCAAGAGGTAGGAATTCCTTGCTATTCAGTTACAGGAAATACAGAAGATCCTAATAGACCTGATGACTACTCTGGAGAACACCAGTGGAATGTAATAATGCTTGATGATACATGGTCCTATGTCGATGTAACAGGCATGGTTGCCAATGGCAGCGATTACTATTACTATTATTTTGATAGGTCAAAGTATGAATTTGTTGACTACTATGTGAGCAAATTCTACAAGGACATTGAGGAGTATATAAGATGA
- a CDS encoding glycerate kinase — MKILIMIDSFKGSLSSSEAGNIIKDEIEKLNPREDITVLPVADGGEGTVESMSELDGASLIEVQVENPLFETIIGNYVIIKDKNLAIMEMSQAAGLILIKDRFSPLKASTYGVGTMIKDALDKGIRNFIIGIGGSATNDGGIGMLSALGFKFYDKNNNNIHPSNEGLGSLSAIDLSQADPRLKEATFKIACDVDNPLTGKRGSASVYGPQKGANPREVEIIDNNLSLFHKKTLEVIENADDTYPGVGAAGGLGYAFKNYLGAELSPGIELILQMLNVNDYLSNADLVITGEGKIDFQSSMGKAPTGVAKLAKKYGANVIAFAGVVDNDAIEVNKHGIDAFFPILDQIRTVEEAMDAKKAEENLRRCVNQVFRLIYLYKN; from the coding sequence ATGAAAATCCTAATAATGATTGATTCCTTCAAAGGATCTTTATCATCCTCAGAAGCTGGAAACATTATCAAAGACGAGATAGAAAAGCTTAATCCCAGAGAAGATATTACAGTACTTCCTGTAGCTGATGGAGGTGAAGGCACTGTAGAATCTATGAGCGAACTTGATGGGGCCAGTCTTATCGAAGTCCAAGTTGAAAATCCGCTTTTTGAAACAATTATTGGCAATTATGTAATAATAAAAGATAAAAATCTGGCTATAATGGAAATGAGCCAGGCTGCGGGTTTGATCTTGATAAAAGACAGATTCTCCCCTCTAAAGGCAAGCACTTATGGCGTTGGGACTATGATAAAAGATGCACTTGATAAGGGAATAAGAAATTTCATTATTGGTATCGGTGGCTCAGCAACAAATGATGGTGGGATAGGTATGTTATCTGCTCTTGGCTTTAAATTTTATGATAAAAATAACAATAACATCCATCCATCAAACGAGGGTTTAGGAAGCTTATCAGCAATTGACCTTTCGCAAGCTGATCCTAGGCTTAAAGAAGCTACATTCAAAATAGCATGTGATGTTGATAATCCGCTTACTGGCAAAAGGGGATCTGCTAGTGTCTACGGCCCACAAAAAGGAGCAAATCCTAGAGAGGTCGAGATAATAGATAATAACTTATCTTTATTTCACAAAAAAACTCTTGAAGTTATAGAGAATGCAGACGACACTTATCCAGGAGTCGGAGCAGCTGGAGGCTTAGGCTATGCTTTTAAAAACTATCTAGGGGCCGAACTTTCTCCAGGTATAGAACTAATCCTACAAATGCTAAATGTCAATGATTATCTAAGTAATGCAGATTTGGTAATAACCGGTGAAGGTAAAATAGACTTTCAATCATCAATGGGCAAGGCTCCTACAGGAGTTGCAAAACTTGCCAAAAAATACGGTGCTAATGTTATTGCCTTTGCAGGAGTAGTCGATAATGATGCCATAGAAGTGAACAAGCATGGCATTGATGCTTTCTTCCCTATCCTAGATCAAATAAGGACTGTTGAAGAAGCCATGGATGCCAAAAAAGCAGAAGAAAATTTACGCAGATGTGTTAATCAAGTATTTAGATTAATATATTTATACAAAAATTAG
- a CDS encoding GntP family permease — protein MTGIPLIIVFIVTIVLMIFMISKLNIHPFLSILSVSLVFGLIAGIPLVDQTAEDGTVVSGIANVIGEGFSGAFTSIGIVIILGTIIGTLLEETGAALKLADMVVNLVGEKRPELAMLIMGWVVSIPVFCDSGFVILNPIRKALTKRTAASSVAMTMCLSAGLYASHVFIPPTPGPIAAANTIGVGSDLLLVMGLGLLVSIPALAGAYFYSKRQSANIEELVEDDNLKTYEEIKAEYGTLPGGFLSLAPIIIPVILMALSNIFKIMKAEGFVNDLFLFLGTPIIALAVGLIFGIILLNSRGKIDHLYDIVNESLKVAGPILFVTAAGGVLGKVIANSGIVGFITDNATVFQSIGIFFPFIIAAILKTAQGSSTVAITTSAGIIAPLLPVLGLDSTVSSALVVMAIGAGAMTVSHANDSYFWVVTKFGGLRAEDGYKTQTMVTLVEGICGMLGVFILSLFLH, from the coding sequence ATGACAGGTATACCATTAATAATTGTTTTTATAGTGACAATTGTACTAATGATATTTATGATTAGTAAACTAAATATCCATCCATTCTTATCCATCTTATCAGTTTCTTTAGTCTTTGGACTCATAGCTGGTATCCCACTTGTGGATCAAACTGCAGAAGATGGTACGGTTGTCTCAGGTATTGCCAATGTAATAGGCGAAGGTTTCTCAGGTGCATTTACATCGATTGGTATAGTAATCATCCTTGGAACCATAATAGGAACGCTTTTGGAAGAAACTGGAGCAGCCCTTAAGCTTGCAGACATGGTTGTAAATCTAGTTGGAGAAAAAAGACCAGAGCTAGCTATGCTAATAATGGGTTGGGTTGTATCCATCCCAGTATTTTGTGACTCTGGTTTTGTAATCCTTAACCCTATTAGAAAGGCCCTAACCAAAAGAACAGCAGCTTCATCAGTAGCAATGACCATGTGTTTATCTGCAGGTCTATATGCATCACACGTATTTATACCTCCTACACCAGGTCCAATAGCAGCAGCAAATACCATAGGTGTAGGTAGCGACTTATTGCTTGTAATGGGTCTTGGTTTATTAGTATCTATCCCAGCCCTAGCTGGTGCATATTTTTATTCCAAAAGACAAAGTGCAAATATAGAAGAATTAGTAGAAGATGATAATTTGAAAACTTACGAAGAGATAAAAGCCGAATACGGCACACTTCCAGGTGGATTCTTATCACTAGCACCAATTATAATCCCAGTAATACTTATGGCATTAAGCAATATATTTAAGATTATGAAAGCAGAAGGATTTGTCAATGATTTGTTCTTATTCCTAGGAACTCCAATCATAGCTCTAGCTGTAGGACTTATCTTTGGTATCATTCTCCTAAATAGTAGGGGAAAAATAGACCATCTTTACGACATTGTCAACGAGTCTCTAAAAGTTGCAGGACCAATTCTATTTGTAACAGCAGCTGGCGGAGTTTTGGGCAAAGTTATAGCGAACTCTGGCATAGTTGGATTTATCACAGACAATGCTACAGTATTTCAAAGTATAGGAATATTCTTTCCATTTATCATAGCTGCAATACTAAAAACAGCTCAAGGTTCATCAACAGTTGCAATCACAACATCAGCTGGAATCATAGCACCACTACTTCCAGTCCTTGGCCTTGACTCAACAGTAAGTTCAGCTTTAGTAGTAATGGCTATAGGAGCAGGAGCAATGACAGTATCCCACGCCAACGACTCATATTTCTGGGTAGTAACCAAATTCGGTGGCCTACGCGCGGAAGACGGCTACAAAACTCAAACAATGGTAACTCTAGTAGAAGGTATTTGCGGTATGCTAGGAGTATTTATCCTATCTTTATTCTTACACTAA
- a CDS encoding HAMP domain-containing sensor histidine kinase, which produces MKYSFLKNTAKPIIILLSTILVFCLVMKVLKVENFDNIFIFLILYFIICVFILLVSEINRQKRIRKLVYEFYDNMDFSKRDKLIDELGIDYKPLVDSVFYNQNKLLSKFQYNRSELIKYREIIEKWAHDIKTPLAASSLLIENNKSNMDSDLYQKLNISNQQIKNKLDTVLFYARSNSSKKDYTMKKVNIKEVLENTLIDFYPTIMEKELKIVNNTFDVDVISDYNTLGFIISQLISNSIKYADSEIIFATINNHGMRLRVSNDGSVPSTRDMPFIFEKSYTGKNSKGSASTGLGLYLVKSFADDLGIGVHAMITSDDKFLIELIFKDINEF; this is translated from the coding sequence ATGAAATATAGTTTTTTGAAAAATACAGCAAAGCCAATAATAATATTACTAAGCACTATTCTGGTATTTTGCTTAGTTATGAAAGTCCTCAAAGTAGAAAATTTTGATAATATTTTTATATTCTTAATTTTATATTTCATAATTTGTGTATTTATATTGTTAGTCAGTGAAATTAATAGACAAAAAAGAATCAGAAAGTTAGTTTATGAATTTTATGATAATATGGATTTTTCGAAAAGAGATAAATTAATTGATGAACTAGGCATAGATTATAAGCCCTTAGTTGACAGTGTATTTTATAATCAAAATAAACTATTATCAAAATTCCAATATAATAGGTCTGAATTGATAAAATATAGGGAAATAATTGAAAAATGGGCTCATGATATAAAGACTCCCCTGGCTGCATCTTCTTTGCTAATTGAAAATAATAAATCTAATATGGATTCCGATTTATATCAAAAACTAAATATATCAAATCAGCAGATAAAGAATAAATTAGATACAGTATTATTTTACGCAAGGTCTAATTCTAGTAAAAAAGATTATACAATGAAAAAAGTAAATATAAAAGAAGTTTTAGAAAATACACTTATTGACTTCTATCCTACTATTATGGAGAAGGAATTAAAAATTGTAAACAATACCTTTGATGTAGATGTAATTAGTGATTATAATACTTTGGGCTTTATAATATCACAGTTAATTTCCAATAGCATCAAATATGCTGATAGTGAAATAATTTTTGCAACCATTAATAACCACGGAATGAGACTAAGGGTGTCAAATGACGGGTCAGTGCCTTCTACTAGAGATATGCCCTTTATATTTGAAAAATCTTATACAGGTAAGAATAGTAAAGGATCAGCTTCAACTGGACTTGGATTATATCTAGTAAAATCATTTGCTGATGATTTGGGAATTGGTGTTCATGCCATGATAACAAGTGATGATAAATTTTTAATTGAGCTTATTTTTAAAGATATAAATGAATTTTAG
- a CDS encoding response regulator transcription factor — translation MNKKKVYIIEDDRIIVEELIKIFTSNGFEAIALDDFKDDPELMEIPKADLIILDINLPGVSGYEILSHIKENLTIPVLVLTSRDKLDDELLSFDLGADEFLTKPVMSNRLIARAKKLLNIYQKFSDEEKIKDLILETSTNKLTYKNTFIILSQTESDLLKALIKAYPKTLTKDELLESGWNTIYIDENILQVNINRLRKKLITIGIDDFIITVRGIGYRLDTDKL, via the coding sequence ATGAATAAGAAAAAAGTATATATTATAGAAGATGATAGGATAATTGTAGAAGAGTTAATAAAAATATTTACATCTAATGGTTTTGAAGCTATAGCATTGGATGATTTTAAAGATGATCCAGAGTTGATGGAAATTCCAAAGGCAGATTTGATTATTTTAGATATAAATTTACCAGGTGTTAGTGGTTACGAAATTCTATCACATATTAAAGAAAACTTAACTATACCAGTTTTAGTTTTAACCAGTAGAGATAAGCTAGATGATGAACTTCTGAGTTTTGATTTGGGAGCAGATGAATTTTTGACAAAGCCAGTTATGTCTAATAGACTCATTGCAAGGGCCAAAAAACTACTTAATATCTATCAAAAATTTTCTGATGAGGAAAAGATCAAAGATTTAATTCTTGAAACTAGTACAAATAAGTTGACCTATAAAAATACTTTTATAATACTTAGCCAAACAGAAAGTGACTTATTAAAAGCTCTAATCAAAGCTTATCCAAAAACTTTGACTAAGGATGAGCTTTTAGAATCTGGCTGGAATACCATTTATATCGATGAAAATATCCTACAAGTAAATATTAATAGATTGCGAAAGAAACTTATAACAATAGGCATAGATGATTTTATCATAACTGTAAGGGGAATTGGTTATAGATTGGACACGGATAAATTATGA
- a CDS encoding response regulator transcription factor, which produces MNEITILIIEDEKKISTIMKSYFEKEGYKVLQAFDGMEGLKVFEENNIDLVILDLMLPKLPGEEVIKEIRNKSEIPVIMVSAKVEENNRVDGLRLGADDYVTKPFSPKELVERVKAVLRRIEKYNIPRADIIKTNDGRLEMDLEYNRIFKDGKEIMLTKNEFQILKTLFSNPNKIYSRDEIIELTFGYDYEAYDRAIDTHIKNIRAKIEDNPKKPNYIKTIYGMGYKSGGVDDYIKE; this is translated from the coding sequence ATGAATGAAATAACAATTTTAATAATAGAAGATGAGAAAAAAATCTCTACAATAATGAAATCATATTTTGAAAAAGAAGGTTACAAAGTTCTCCAAGCCTTTGATGGCATGGAAGGTCTAAAAGTTTTTGAAGAAAATAACATAGACCTAGTAATCCTAGATTTGATGCTACCAAAACTTCCTGGAGAAGAAGTAATCAAGGAGATTAGGAACAAATCTGAAATCCCAGTTATCATGGTATCTGCAAAGGTTGAAGAAAACAACCGTGTTGACGGACTAAGACTTGGTGCAGATGACTATGTAACAAAGCCATTCTCACCAAAAGAATTGGTAGAAAGAGTAAAGGCTGTCCTAAGAAGGATAGAAAAATATAATATTCCAAGAGCTGACATTATAAAAACCAATGACGGCAGACTTGAGATGGATCTTGAATACAACCGTATTTTTAAAGATGGTAAAGAGATCATGCTTACAAAAAATGAGTTTCAGATTCTTAAAACCCTATTTTCAAACCCAAACAAAATCTATTCCAGGGATGAAATTATTGAGCTGACATTTGGCTATGACTACGAGGCCTATGACAGAGCTATCGATACTCATATAAAAAATATCAGGGCAAAAATAGAAGATAATCCAAAAAAACCAAACTATATAAAGACAATCTATGGTATGGGTTACAAATCAGGCGGAGTTGATGACTACATTAAAGAGTAA